A single window of Marinobacter sp. LA51 DNA harbors:
- a CDS encoding peptidylprolyl isomerase: MILLQTNLGDIKLELDHDKAPETAKNFEQYVRDGFYDGLVFHRVISNFMIQGGGFEPGMTPRKTRDPIQNEADNGLSNMQGTVAMARTMDPHSATAQFFINVENNGFLDHSAKNAEGWGYCVFGKVVEGMETVNLIRAARTTIKAGHQDVPAEDVVIISAKVVEEGGAA, encoded by the coding sequence ATGATTCTGCTGCAAACCAATCTCGGTGACATCAAACTCGAGCTGGACCACGATAAGGCACCCGAGACCGCCAAAAACTTCGAACAGTACGTTCGTGACGGTTTCTACGACGGCCTGGTTTTCCACCGGGTGATCAGCAACTTCATGATTCAGGGTGGTGGCTTCGAGCCCGGCATGACGCCACGCAAAACCCGCGACCCCATTCAGAACGAAGCGGATAACGGCCTGAGCAACATGCAAGGCACAGTCGCAATGGCCCGCACCATGGACCCGCACTCCGCCACCGCCCAGTTCTTCATCAATGTCGAAAACAACGGCTTCCTCGATCACAGCGCCAAAAACGCCGAAGGCTGGGGCTACTGCGTGTTCGGCAAGGTGGTTGAGGGCATGGAAACCGTCAACCTGATTCGTGCCGCTCGCACCACCATCAAGGCGGGCCACCAGGATGTCCCGGCAGAAGACGTCGTCATTATCTCGGCCAAGGTTGTTGAGGAGGGAGGTGCAGCGTGA